The window ACGTCGATGATCTCCTGCATCGTCTCGCGATCGGGGAACTTGATGTAGTGGAAGAAGCAGCGGCGCAGGAAGGCGTCGGGCAGCTCCTTCTCGTTGTTCGAGGTGATGACGACGATCGGGCGTTCCTTGGCCTCGATCCGCTCCTGTGTCTCGTAGACGTCGAAGCTCATGCGATCGAGTTCCTGCAACAGGTCGTTCGGAAACTCGATATCGGCCTTGTCGATCTCGTCGATCAGCAGCACGGGGAGCTGCTCGGAGGTGAAGGCCTCCCACAGCTTGCCCTTCTTGATGTAGTTGCGGATGTCGTGGACGCGCTCGTCACCCAGCTGGCCATCGCGCAGGCGCGCCACCGCGTCATATTCATAGAGGCCCTGCTGCGCCTTGGTGGTGGACTTGATGTTCCACTCGATCAGCGGTGCGTTCAGCGCCTTGGAGATTTCATGCGCCAGCACGGTCTTGCCGGTGCCGGGCTCGCCCTTCACCAGCAGCGGGCGGCGCAGCGTGACAGCGGCGTTCACCGCGACCTTCAGATCCTCGGTCGCAATATAGGACTGGGTGCCTTCAAAACGTTGCTGGCCATTGGGCTGATCGGTCATGGGTTTTCCTGTGAGACTGAATTTCGCCGTCAGCGATAAGGGGCCACATCGGCCTGCGCAAGGGGGGAGGGACCCACCATTTTGGATGGGTCAAATCAGCGAGGCAGCAAGAGTATACGCTGGGCGAGACCTTCGAACTTGCCCTCTTCGACCACCGCCTTGGGGTTGTTCCAGCCCATCGTCAGCACCCAGTCGCGCCCCGCCTTGTCGGTGAGCAGCCAGGTGAGGTTGATCACCCCGGGCTCGCTGCCGCCCTTGAAGCCGATATAGCTCCACTTGTCCTTGATCGCGGGCGTCGCCGAGGGGTTGATCGCCATGATCTCGAACACCTTGGGATCGGCGGTCTTGCGCATATGGGCGAAGAGCCGGGCCAGATCGGCGGGGGTCGCGAACCATTCGATGTCGATCGCCTTGGGGCCTTGCGCAAAGGCGGCGTTGATCTCGTCGAGCGTGGGATTGTCGACTGTGATCAGCACTTCGGCGGCAGCGATCGCATCAGGCGCGCGCTGGCGCCAGCGATCGAGGAACATCGGGTCCATCGTCTTGAGGATGAACAGTTCGCGGGTGGTGAGGAAGGGATCATTGGCCGCCGGATTGCTGTGGCCGCTATCCCGCATCAGCTTGAGGATGCGCTTGCGGCCCAGCACTGTGATGAGCTGGTCGGTCGCGGTGTTGTCGCTGATCGAAATCATCAGGCTGGCGAGCGTGTGGAGCGTCACCGGAGAGCCTTTGGGCCAGGTCTGCATCTGCCCACTGGGATAGCTCTTTTCGGTAAGGGGGACGACATCGGTCCACTTGCGGCGGCCCGCTTTCACATCCTCGGCCAGCGCGGCGAGCACATAAAGCTTGAAGGTGGAGCCCAGCGCCAGCGGTGTATCGGCACCGATGGCAATCACCGGCGCGCCGCCGACGGGTGCGAACCATGCGTTGACGCTGCCGGGCAGGGCGGCAAGCTCCTGCGAAATGGCTTGCGGCGTGTCGCCTGCCACCGCGAGCGAGTCCGCGCTGGTGAAGACCAGCTCGCTGATCCGGTTGTCCTCTGCCGGATCGATCGCGATGCCGCCCTTGGCGATCCCGCGGGCGAAACGGATGTGGAGTGCGGCGCGGGTGCCCTGCCTGGGTTCGAGCAGGGCGACGGCCTCGGCCGGGCCGAACTGCGCGGTGAGGCTGGCGGCCACGGCTTTGAGCTGGGCTTCGGGCACGGCGGCAAGGAAGCCCTTGGTGAACAGCGCCGAGGGCTGGGCGTTGCCGTTGAAGAGCGCGAGCACCTCATCGGCGCGAGCCTCCAGCGGGGTGCGTGCGGCGGGGGTTGCGGCGGCAGGTTCCTGCGCGGCTGCAAGAGCCGGGGGCAGCAGCAGGGCCAGCGCGGCGGCGGCGGCAAGGTGGCGGATCATCCCTCTCTCCCGTCGCGCGCCGGTGGTGGAGCGGCGCGCTGGCGCATGGGGTGCCATGCTTTTTGCCCACATGCCAGCAGCAAGCGCGGATGGACTTGCACGCCCGCGCGCGGCAGTCAGGCGGTATGGATTTGCGCTTCATCCGCGAGGCCGCGTGGCTGGGGGAAAGCCGTGCGCGCGGCTATCTGGTGCTGCTCGCGCTGGTCAATTGCGCGATGCTGGCCTTTCTGCTCGTCACCGCAAAAGACGGGATTGATCGCAACGGCTTTCTGATCGGCACCGACTTCATCAGCTTCTGGACGGCAGGGACGATGCTGGCAGACGGCGCCAATGCCTATGACAGCGCCGCCCACACCGCCGCGCAGCGCGAATTCTATGCGCAGCCGGGGCAATATGCCGCCTTCTTCTATCCGCCCTCTTTCCTGCCCTTTGTCTGGCCGCTTGGTCTGATGGGCTATTTCCCCGCATTGGCCGGTTGGCTGGTGGTGACGGGGGCAGCATGGCTGGCGGCGGTGCGGGGGTGGTTCGGTTCGCTGGGGCTGAAGGGGCCTGCGCTGCTGCTGGTGCTCGCCTTCCCGCCGGTGATCGTGACCCTGACACACGGGCAGACATCCTTTCTGGTGGCGGCGCTGCTGGGCGGTGGGCTGCTGCTGGTGGAGAAGCGCCCGTGGCTTGCGGGCGTTCTCATCGGGTTTGCGACGATCAAGCCGCAGTTCGGCCTGCTGGTGCCGCTGGCGCTGCTGGCGAGCGGCCAGTGGCGCACCATAGCAGGGGCAGGGGCGGCTGCGCTGGCGCTGGCGGCTCTGTCCGCGTTCGCCTTCGGCCCGCAGGTGTGGAGCGACTGGCTGGCGATCACCAGCGAGGCCGGGAGCGCGACCGACAGCGGGGTGATCGGCTTCGGCAAGATGGTGAGCCCCTTTGCGGGCCTGCGCCTGCTGGGCGTGCCGGGGGGGATTGCCTTTGCGGTGCAGGGAGCGCTTAGCCTTGCGGTGGCGGCGATGGTGGTGAGAGCGAGTTGGAAGCGCGGCTTTAGCCCGGGGCTCGCCGCACTGGTGCTGGCGGGCGCGCCGCTCGCCACGCCTTTCGTGCTCGACTACGATCTGCTGCTGACCGCCTTCCCGCTCGCCTACCTGTTCGCGAGCGCGCGCGAGAACGGCTTTGATGATTGGGAGCGGATCACCATCGCGGGCGTCTTTGCCGGCGCGGCCTTCGCCCGCCCGATTGCGCTCGGCCTCGGTGTGCCGATCATGCCGCTGCTGCTGGTCGCGCTGTTCTGCTGCGTGTGGCGGCGGGTGCGGGGTTAGGCGTCGATCAGATCGCGGTCGACTTCGCCGGCGCGGTTCTGGATGAAGTTGAAGCGGTGTTCCGGATTGCGGCCCATCAGCTCGTCGACGAGCCGCGCCACGCCTGCCCGGCCTTCGAATTCCTGCGGCAGGGTGATGCGGATCAGCCCGCGCGTTTCGGGCGCCATGGTGGTCTCGCGCAATTGCTGCGGGTTCATCTCGCCAAGGCCCTTGAAGCGGCTGACTTCGACCTTGCGGTTCTTGAACACAGTCGCTTCCAGCTCCGCGCGGTGGGCATCGTCGCGGGCGTAGTGGCTCTCCTTGCCTGCGGTGAGCCGGTAGAGCGGGGGCTGGGCGAGGAACAGGTGGCCCTTGCGCACCACTTCGGGCATTTCCTGGAAGAAGAAGGTCATCAAGAGCGTCGCGATATGGGCGCCGTCGACATCCGCGTCGGTCATGATGATGATGCGGTCATAGCGCAGCTGATCGGGATCGCAGTCCTTGCGCGTGCCGCAGCCCAGCGCGAGCGCCAGATCGGCGATTTCGCTGTTGGCGCGGATCTTGTCGTTGGTGGCGCTGGCGACGTTCAGTATCTTGCCGCGGATCGGCAGGATCGCCTGCGATTTGCGGTCGCGCGCCTGCTTGGCGCTGCCGCCAGCGCTGTCACCTTCGACGATGAACAGCTCGGTCTCGCGCCCGCCTTCACCCGAACAATCGGTAAGCTTGCCCGGCAGGCGCAGCTTCTTGGCATTGGTCGCGCTCTTGCGCTTGATCTCG is drawn from Erythrobacter sp. and contains these coding sequences:
- a CDS encoding MoxR family ATPase: MTDQPNGQQRFEGTQSYIATEDLKVAVNAAVTLRRPLLVKGEPGTGKTVLAHEISKALNAPLIEWNIKSTTKAQQGLYEYDAVARLRDGQLGDERVHDIRNYIKKGKLWEAFTSEQLPVLLIDEIDKADIEFPNDLLQELDRMSFDVYETQERIEAKERPIVVITSNNEKELPDAFLRRCFFHYIKFPDRETMQEIIDVHFPGIQKVLVKKAMDIFYDLREVPGLKKKPSTSELLDWLKLLLNEDMPLDVLQSSNPASAIPPLHGALLKNEQDIMLFERLAFMARRNPT
- a CDS encoding serine hydrolase; translated protein: MIRHLAAAAALALLLPPALAAAQEPAAATPAARTPLEARADEVLALFNGNAQPSALFTKGFLAAVPEAQLKAVAASLTAQFGPAEAVALLEPRQGTRAALHIRFARGIAKGGIAIDPAEDNRISELVFTSADSLAVAGDTPQAISQELAALPGSVNAWFAPVGGAPVIAIGADTPLALGSTFKLYVLAALAEDVKAGRRKWTDVVPLTEKSYPSGQMQTWPKGSPVTLHTLASLMISISDNTATDQLITVLGRKRILKLMRDSGHSNPAANDPFLTTRELFILKTMDPMFLDRWRQRAPDAIAAAEVLITVDNPTLDEINAAFAQGPKAIDIEWFATPADLARLFAHMRKTADPKVFEIMAINPSATPAIKDKWSYIGFKGGSEPGVINLTWLLTDKAGRDWVLTMGWNNPKAVVEEGKFEGLAQRILLLPR
- a CDS encoding glycosyltransferase family 87 protein — translated: MDLHARARQSGGMDLRFIREAAWLGESRARGYLVLLALVNCAMLAFLLVTAKDGIDRNGFLIGTDFISFWTAGTMLADGANAYDSAAHTAAQREFYAQPGQYAAFFYPPSFLPFVWPLGLMGYFPALAGWLVVTGAAWLAAVRGWFGSLGLKGPALLLVLAFPPVIVTLTHGQTSFLVAALLGGGLLLVEKRPWLAGVLIGFATIKPQFGLLVPLALLASGQWRTIAGAGAAALALAALSAFAFGPQVWSDWLAITSEAGSATDSGVIGFGKMVSPFAGLRLLGVPGGIAFAVQGALSLAVAAMVVRASWKRGFSPGLAALVLAGAPLATPFVLDYDLLLTAFPLAYLFASARENGFDDWERITIAGVFAGAAFARPIALGLGVPIMPLLLVALFCCVWRRVRG